One Micromonospora sp. FIMYZ51 genomic window carries:
- a CDS encoding AI-2E family transporter yields MAETPYREALGRILSDLTLCAEGTTMGEVRLSRFERIRGRLRRAYESGRESVRAARSRPADVPEPARTASPSHPGPAAPPAATVVGADTPPAALHNSTSSRDDADVPHALRIAAAWSWRLIVVGVVFWALLKLVGTISIVIIPLAVAMLLSALLAPAVGWLLRARLPRSLATAVVLVAGLAAVIGTLTLVVNEFIKGVPELAAKSTQGLQQIQDWLKTGPLHLSDNDLDRYLTELQQWVDNNTERFTSGALSTAATLAEVLTGTVLVLFATFFFLRDGNIIWRFLVRLLPVAARWKVDDAGRASWATLVAYVRATVLVAFIDAVGIGVFLVIFDIPFAFPLAALVFLGAFIPIVGATLSGGVAVLVALVDSGPVTALIILGVVIGVQQVEGHILQPLIMGRAVAIHPLAVIIGLAAGVVLAGITGAVVAVPVIAVLNTAVRRLAARTVPDTPPDAVVVASRAP; encoded by the coding sequence ATGGCGGAAACGCCCTACCGTGAAGCGCTCGGGCGTATCCTGTCCGACCTGACGCTGTGCGCAGAGGGCACAACCATGGGGGAGGTGCGCTTGAGCCGGTTCGAGCGGATTCGCGGGCGGTTGCGTCGCGCGTACGAATCGGGACGGGAATCGGTTCGCGCCGCGCGGAGCAGGCCGGCCGACGTACCCGAGCCGGCCAGGACGGCCTCGCCGTCGCACCCTGGCCCGGCGGCACCACCGGCCGCCACCGTGGTCGGCGCCGACACTCCGCCGGCGGCCCTGCACAACTCCACGTCCAGCCGCGACGACGCGGACGTGCCGCACGCACTGCGGATCGCCGCCGCCTGGTCGTGGCGGCTGATCGTCGTCGGCGTCGTCTTCTGGGCGCTGCTGAAACTGGTCGGCACGATAAGCATCGTGATCATCCCGCTCGCCGTGGCGATGTTGCTGTCGGCGCTGCTCGCGCCCGCGGTCGGCTGGCTGTTGCGGGCGCGCCTGCCGAGGTCGTTGGCGACCGCGGTGGTGCTGGTCGCCGGCCTGGCCGCAGTGATCGGCACGCTGACTCTGGTGGTGAACGAGTTCATCAAGGGTGTTCCGGAGTTGGCCGCGAAGTCGACTCAGGGATTGCAGCAGATCCAGGACTGGCTCAAGACCGGTCCGTTGCACCTGTCGGACAACGACCTCGACCGCTACCTCACCGAACTACAGCAGTGGGTAGACAACAACACCGAGCGCTTCACCAGCGGCGCCCTCTCCACCGCCGCGACGCTGGCCGAGGTGCTGACCGGTACGGTCCTGGTGCTCTTCGCCACCTTCTTCTTCCTGCGGGACGGCAACATCATCTGGCGCTTCCTGGTCCGGCTGCTCCCGGTGGCCGCGCGGTGGAAGGTCGACGACGCCGGCCGGGCCTCCTGGGCCACCCTGGTCGCCTACGTCCGGGCGACCGTGCTTGTCGCCTTCATCGACGCCGTCGGCATCGGCGTCTTCCTGGTCATCTTCGACATTCCGTTCGCCTTCCCGCTGGCCGCCCTGGTCTTCCTCGGCGCGTTTATCCCGATCGTCGGTGCGACCCTCTCCGGCGGGGTGGCGGTGCTGGTGGCCCTTGTGGACAGCGGGCCGGTGACCGCGTTGATCATCCTCGGGGTGGTGATCGGCGTGCAGCAGGTGGAGGGCCACATCCTCCAGCCGCTGATCATGGGTCGGGCGGTGGCCATCCACCCGCTCGCGGTGATCATCGGTCTGGCCGCCGGGGTGGTGCTCGCCGGGATCACCGGCGCGGTGGTCGCGGTGCCGGTGATCGCGGTGCTGAACACGGCGGTGCGCCGGCTCGCCGCGCGTACCGTCCCGGACACCCCACCGGACGCGGTCGTCGTCGCCTCCCGGGCACCCTGA